One part of the Leptolyngbya sp. FACHB-261 genome encodes these proteins:
- a CDS encoding CbtB-domain containing protein, producing the protein MTASSRLSAKSTLSQKAISFTLSLPVQATLYTSLCALILWTVYFSTYPAVHNSLHSVRHQTLLVGCH; encoded by the coding sequence ATGACCGCTTCTTCCCGGCTCTCTGCTAAATCAACGCTGTCTCAGAAAGCGATCAGCTTCACCCTTTCTCTGCCAGTACAGGCCACTCTTTATACATCCTTGTGTGCCTTGATCCTCTGGACTGTCTATTTCTCCACCTATCCAGCGGTGCATAATTCGCTGCACTCCGTGCGCCATCAAACGCTGCTGGTCGGCTGCCACTAG
- the pheT gene encoding phenylalanine--tRNA ligase subunit beta, whose product MKISLNWLRELVTFDLSPEALAHALTMAGFEVEEIEDRRTWAKGVVVGHVLSREQHPNADKLSVCQVDIGAEKPLNIVCGAANVAAGLFVPVATVGTELPKISLKIRPSKLRGVTSEGMICSLAELGLSTKSEGIHSFNQPDLKLGSDVRPLLGLDDVVLDLSSTANRADALSMVGIAREVAALTNGQLKLPITPKLEIPTDAASSLRLQVEEPQACPAYIGTLIEGVKIGPSPEWLQRRLQAAGIRPISNVVDVTNYVLLEWGQPLHAFDADQLRRQDPITVGVRFAKSGETLTTLDSQKRDLQAANLVITDGDKPIALAGVMGGEESEVSEQTVNLVLEAALFDPVAVRRSARAQGLRSEASTRYERGVNFAELEMACARAIALITELAGGQATAQSIADARQILPRTIELRLDRVAQVLGPVEPTDGENANASEEDEFEGEIPPEQIERILTSLGFSVQRTEERVWTVGVPPYRYRDMEREIDLIEEIARLYGYDNFSDTLPAKSELGYLSVEQALLRRIREAFRAIGLTELIHYSLVSPNESEQSVQVQLSNPLLAEYSALRYELLDGLVGAFSYNLDQGNGPLNGFEVGRVFSRSEEGNSEAEHLAGILGGDNTVGTWQHQNRPLDWYSAKGLLESAFERLGLSVEYQPDRRDPRLHPGRTASLWISGERLGSFGQLHPQFRQERGLPDEVYAFELDLYVLMSAMDRRPVAIFKPYSTYPASDRDLALFAPLDLSVSELQRTISNAAGPLLESVSVFDEYRGEGVPTGRRSLAFRLVYRSSERTLTDQEVEPVHQNVREALVDKFNISLRS is encoded by the coding sequence ATGAAAATTTCCCTCAACTGGTTGCGCGAACTGGTGACCTTCGACCTATCGCCTGAGGCGTTGGCCCATGCCCTGACTATGGCCGGGTTTGAAGTCGAGGAAATCGAAGACCGTCGCACTTGGGCCAAGGGGGTCGTGGTTGGGCATGTGCTCAGCCGCGAACAACATCCCAATGCCGATAAGCTCAGCGTTTGCCAGGTAGATATCGGAGCTGAGAAACCACTGAACATTGTCTGCGGTGCCGCTAATGTCGCTGCTGGGCTATTCGTGCCCGTGGCAACCGTGGGCACTGAGCTACCGAAAATCAGCCTCAAAATTCGTCCCTCTAAGCTGCGGGGCGTGACTTCTGAGGGCATGATCTGCTCGCTAGCCGAGTTAGGATTGTCGACTAAATCTGAGGGCATCCACAGCTTCAACCAGCCAGATCTCAAGCTGGGCTCTGACGTGCGGCCCCTCTTGGGACTGGATGACGTTGTCCTGGATCTCTCGTCCACTGCTAACCGTGCCGATGCTCTAAGCATGGTGGGTATTGCCCGTGAGGTGGCTGCTCTAACCAACGGCCAGCTCAAACTGCCCATCACCCCCAAACTGGAGATTCCTACAGACGCAGCCAGCTCACTGCGGTTGCAGGTTGAAGAACCCCAGGCTTGTCCTGCCTACATTGGCACCTTGATCGAGGGCGTGAAGATTGGCCCTTCGCCAGAGTGGTTGCAGCGTCGCCTTCAAGCTGCTGGTATTCGCCCCATTAGCAATGTTGTAGATGTAACCAACTACGTTCTGTTGGAGTGGGGTCAGCCCTTGCACGCCTTTGATGCCGACCAGTTGCGGCGGCAGGACCCAATTACTGTAGGTGTGCGTTTTGCCAAGTCGGGTGAGACATTAACGACGCTAGACAGTCAGAAACGTGACTTGCAAGCTGCCAACTTAGTGATTACCGATGGTGACAAGCCTATTGCCCTAGCTGGTGTGATGGGCGGTGAAGAGTCCGAAGTGTCTGAACAGACGGTCAATCTGGTTCTGGAAGCAGCTCTGTTTGACCCGGTGGCGGTACGGCGCTCAGCGCGGGCCCAGGGCTTACGCAGCGAGGCCTCAACCCGTTATGAACGCGGCGTCAACTTTGCAGAATTGGAAATGGCCTGTGCCCGTGCCATTGCTTTGATTACCGAGTTGGCTGGGGGCCAGGCGACAGCCCAGAGCATTGCGGATGCGCGTCAAATTCTGCCCCGCACGATTGAGCTGCGTCTGGACCGCGTGGCTCAGGTTTTGGGTCCTGTCGAACCCACCGATGGCGAGAACGCCAATGCTTCTGAGGAAGACGAGTTCGAAGGAGAAATCCCGCCTGAGCAGATCGAGCGCATTTTGACCTCACTAGGCTTTAGCGTGCAGCGCACTGAGGAGCGGGTCTGGACAGTGGGTGTGCCGCCCTATCGCTATCGAGACATGGAGCGCGAGATCGACCTGATCGAAGAGATCGCGCGGCTCTACGGCTACGACAACTTCAGCGATACCTTACCCGCTAAGAGTGAGCTAGGTTACCTCTCGGTCGAGCAGGCTTTACTGCGGCGAATTCGTGAGGCCTTCCGGGCGATTGGCCTGACTGAGCTGATCCACTACTCACTGGTATCGCCCAATGAGAGCGAGCAGTCGGTGCAGGTCCAACTGAGCAATCCTCTGCTGGCAGAGTATTCAGCGCTTCGATACGAGCTGTTGGATGGCCTGGTTGGAGCCTTCAGCTACAACCTTGACCAGGGCAATGGTCCGCTCAACGGCTTTGAAGTTGGGCGGGTTTTCTCTCGCAGCGAGGAGGGCAACAGCGAAGCCGAGCACCTGGCAGGCATTCTTGGCGGTGACAACACCGTGGGAACCTGGCAGCACCAGAATCGGCCTCTGGATTGGTACAGCGCTAAAGGTCTTTTGGAATCGGCCTTTGAACGGCTAGGGCTTAGCGTCGAATATCAACCCGATCGTCGTGATCCCCGCCTGCATCCTGGACGTACGGCTTCGCTCTGGATCTCAGGCGAGCGTCTGGGTAGCTTTGGACAACTCCATCCTCAGTTCCGTCAAGAGCGCGGCTTGCCCGATGAGGTGTATGCCTTTGAGCTGGATCTGTATGTCCTGATGTCTGCGATGGACCGCAGACCTGTGGCAATTTTCAAGCCTTACTCGACCTATCCAGCTTCTGACCGGGATCTTGCCCTGTTCGCGCCGTTGGATCTATCGGTGTCAGAGTTACAACGCACGATTAGCAACGCGGCTGGTCCCCTGCTGGAATCGGTATCGGTCTTTGACGAGTACCGAGGTGAGGGCGTCCCAACCGGGAGGCGCAGTCTGGCCTTCCGCCTGGTTTACCGTTCTAGCGAGCGTACTCTGACCGATCAGGAAGTTGAGCCGGTACACCAGAATGTGCGCGAGGCCCTAGTCGACAAGTTCAATATCAGTCTGCGGAGTTAA
- a CDS encoding dienelactone hydrolase family protein — protein sequence MGTDIANIGYLAVPESGSGPGLLVLQEWWGLVPHIKDVADRFAAAGYVALAPDLFHGVQTSSPDEAGRLLMALNIEQTAQDLQTAADFLLNHEAVTSQKLGVVGFCMGGQLALLAATVSQSIGAVVDFYGIHPHVKPDFSKLKAPVLGLFAEHDSSVTAEAVYELQTAIRKAGGSIQARIYPDVDHAFFNDTRPEVYNEPVAQDAWERTLDFFQQNLIAA from the coding sequence ATGGGCACGGACATCGCAAACATTGGCTATCTGGCAGTCCCGGAATCGGGATCAGGGCCAGGGCTGCTCGTGCTCCAGGAATGGTGGGGGCTGGTGCCGCACATTAAAGATGTTGCTGACCGTTTTGCGGCGGCTGGCTATGTGGCACTGGCTCCCGATTTGTTCCACGGGGTGCAGACTAGTTCGCCGGATGAAGCAGGGCGCTTGTTGATGGCGCTCAACATCGAGCAGACCGCGCAGGATTTGCAAACCGCAGCAGACTTTTTGCTAAACCACGAAGCCGTGACCAGCCAAAAACTGGGAGTTGTGGGCTTCTGCATGGGGGGTCAATTGGCCTTGCTGGCAGCGACGGTGAGCCAGAGTATTGGCGCAGTCGTGGATTTTTACGGCATTCATCCCCATGTCAAGCCTGACTTCAGCAAACTCAAAGCGCCTGTGCTAGGGCTATTTGCCGAGCACGATAGCTCTGTGACGGCGGAGGCAGTTTACGAATTACAGACCGCGATTCGTAAGGCGGGCGGTTCAATCCAGGCCAGAATTTATCCAGACGTGGATCACGCCTTTTTCAACGACACCCGACCTGAGGTTTACAATGAGCCCGTGGCTCAGGATGCCTGGGAACGGACGCTCGATTTCTTCCAGCAAAATCTAATTGCAGCTTGA
- a CDS encoding DUF1818 family protein has product MSQRKLLEGPGWRLGWAPGSELFVGLVGSDLWSLELTNLELRDFCRLLLELSESMAALKTELMDEETLVCEAETEQVWLEARGFPDRFGVSLQLQTGRRADGQWQAEAVPGLILAVQELQPLLNRPGISEWVQPF; this is encoded by the coding sequence ATGAGCCAACGAAAATTACTAGAGGGACCCGGTTGGCGCTTGGGTTGGGCACCGGGATCAGAGCTGTTTGTTGGTTTAGTGGGTAGCGATCTCTGGTCACTGGAACTCACCAACCTCGAGTTGCGCGATTTTTGCCGCTTACTGTTGGAATTGAGCGAAAGTATGGCGGCTCTCAAAACTGAGCTAATGGACGAAGAAACGCTAGTCTGTGAGGCCGAAACCGAACAAGTATGGCTGGAAGCACGAGGCTTTCCAGACCGATTTGGTGTGTCATTGCAACTGCAAACTGGGCGTCGGGCTGATGGTCAATGGCAGGCAGAAGCCGTGCCAGGGCTAATCCTGGCGGTACAGGAGCTTCAGCCCTTATTGAACCGTCCAGGCATCAGTGAATGGGTGCAACCGTTCTAA
- a CDS encoding Uma2 family endonuclease, whose protein sequence is MTVRQDAMAYSAQDVEAQMPDTSQLLSDEPEMESSLHYLQLLILVTCLEWLWRGREDFFIGANLTIYFSRQQLRNRDFRGPDFFLVKDTEKRPRKSWVVWEEDGRYPDLIIELLSSSTADTDRNLKKTLYQDRFRTPEYFWFSPETLEFAGFRLHGRQYEAITPIAQGWLWSQELELYLGVDAGQLRYFTAEGERVPTPEEAAQQQQQRAEQEQLRAEQAELALQQAQTRAEQLQEQLRALGIDPEASS, encoded by the coding sequence GTGACTGTAAGGCAGGATGCGATGGCTTATAGCGCTCAAGACGTTGAAGCACAGATGCCCGATACCAGCCAGCTCTTAAGCGATGAACCAGAGATGGAAAGCTCTCTGCACTACCTACAATTGCTGATTTTGGTCACCTGTCTGGAGTGGCTCTGGCGCGGGCGCGAAGACTTTTTCATTGGGGCTAACCTCACCATCTACTTCAGCCGCCAACAACTACGCAACCGCGACTTCCGAGGCCCAGACTTCTTCCTAGTCAAAGACACCGAAAAGCGGCCCCGCAAATCCTGGGTGGTATGGGAAGAAGATGGCCGCTACCCCGATTTGATTATTGAACTACTGTCTAGCTCCACGGCTGATACTGACCGTAATCTCAAGAAGACCCTTTACCAGGACCGCTTCCGGACACCTGAGTATTTCTGGTTTTCGCCTGAGACTTTAGAATTCGCTGGCTTTCGGCTTCATGGCAGGCAGTATGAGGCAATCACCCCTATTGCACAGGGTTGGCTTTGGAGCCAAGAGCTAGAGCTGTATTTGGGTGTTGATGCAGGTCAGTTGCGCTACTTCACAGCAGAGGGCGAGAGAGTTCCCACACCTGAGGAAGCAGCACAACAACAACAGCAACGGGCCGAACAAGAACAACTACGCGCTGAGCAAGCAGAACTTGCCTTGCAACAAGCTCAAACTAGAGCCGAACAGTTGCAAGAACAGCTACGAGCGCTTGGAATTGACCCAGAGGCATCAAGCTGA
- a CDS encoding type II toxin-antitoxin system HigA family antitoxin, producing MAFLPCSITSEPELQATQKVIDALLDRSELTSDEQDYLNVLGALVYEYEQKQELVPDIHGVELIKTLMLDLNLRQKDLVPIFKTESIVSEVLKGQRKLTAEHIRKLTEFFHVSPAVFFEAQN from the coding sequence ATGGCATTTTTACCGTGTTCCATTACATCCGAGCCAGAGCTGCAAGCAACTCAAAAAGTGATCGATGCTTTGTTGGATCGCAGTGAGCTGACATCAGACGAACAAGACTATCTGAATGTCTTGGGCGCACTGGTGTATGAATACGAGCAGAAGCAGGAACTCGTCCCAGACATTCATGGCGTCGAACTGATCAAAACTCTGATGCTCGACCTAAACCTGCGTCAAAAAGATTTGGTTCCAATCTTCAAAACCGAGTCGATTGTCTCGGAAGTATTGAAGGGACAGCGTAAGCTGACAGCAGAGCATATTCGTAAACTCACTGAGTTCTTTCACGTCTCTCCAGCTGTCTTTTTTGAAGCCCAAAACTAG
- a CDS encoding peptidylprolyl isomerase: MTRAIMETDKGTIHLELFDQDAPGTVKNFVDLANKGFYNGLNFHRVIPNFMIQGGCPQGTGTAGPGYTIKCETKGNPNKHLAGTLSMAHAGKDTGGSQFFICHSPQSHLDGVHTAFGKTEDMDVVNAIRQGDKIKSVTIEA, translated from the coding sequence ATGACTCGCGCCATTATGGAAACAGACAAAGGCACCATTCATCTGGAGCTTTTTGATCAAGACGCCCCCGGCACCGTTAAGAACTTCGTGGACCTCGCGAACAAAGGCTTCTACAACGGCCTAAATTTCCACCGAGTGATCCCAAATTTCATGATTCAGGGCGGTTGCCCACAGGGTACGGGCACGGCGGGTCCGGGCTACACCATTAAGTGTGAAACCAAGGGCAATCCCAATAAGCATTTGGCGGGTACGCTGTCGATGGCCCATGCCGGCAAAGACACGGGTGGTAGCCAGTTTTTTATCTGCCATTCGCCCCAATCACATTTGGATGGTGTCCACACCGCTTTCGGCAAAACCGAAGATATGGATGTGGTCAATGCCATTCGCCAAGGCGACAAAATCAAGTCGGTCACGATTGAGGCTTAG
- a CDS encoding TerB family tellurite resistance protein has translation MEPDPQQRLLLKIVLGSAWIDGALQPAELTYLQTLLQRYGESYNRELKELTQQRVSRTETEAWIVEYLNDTGEEGRRKLLAEIANTLFADERISDLERELLDEYHTMMSLIPNQEQEHHFAQNILEPIGRFLKKVIGLNPS, from the coding sequence ATGGAGCCTGACCCTCAGCAACGTTTACTGCTCAAAATCGTTCTGGGGTCTGCCTGGATCGATGGGGCACTTCAGCCTGCGGAATTGACCTATTTGCAAACGCTGCTCCAGCGCTACGGCGAGTCCTACAATCGGGAACTCAAAGAGCTGACCCAGCAGCGTGTATCACGCACTGAAACTGAAGCCTGGATCGTGGAATATCTCAACGATACCGGCGAAGAGGGCCGCCGTAAACTGCTGGCTGAAATCGCCAATACGCTGTTTGCTGATGAGCGTATTTCGGACCTGGAGCGCGAGTTGCTGGATGAATATCACACGATGATGAGTCTCATCCCCAACCAGGAACAGGAGCATCACTTCGCTCAGAATATTCTGGAGCCGATTGGCCGTTTCTTGAAAAAAGTCATCGGTCTGAACCCTTCCTGA
- a CDS encoding NUDIX hydrolase: MQPDQPGLPGSEPYQLLHNRLQYQGRKYGYRVDRLRLPNGVEGDWEWIPHPGGALAVPLTNEGKLVCVRQYRFTVKGRLLEFPAGTIEPGEDPAATVRREIEEETGYRAHRWETLGQFYLAPGYSDEIIYAFAALDLELLEKPPAQDEDEDLVVELFTPEEMEAAILAGEPFDAKTITSFYLAQRFWR; the protein is encoded by the coding sequence ATGCAACCGGACCAACCAGGCTTACCAGGTAGTGAGCCCTATCAGCTTCTGCACAATCGTCTTCAATATCAGGGTCGCAAGTACGGTTACCGGGTTGATCGACTGCGTTTACCTAATGGGGTTGAGGGCGATTGGGAATGGATTCCCCATCCTGGTGGGGCCTTAGCAGTACCCCTAACTAACGAGGGCAAGCTGGTATGTGTACGCCAGTATCGTTTTACAGTTAAAGGCCGACTGCTAGAGTTTCCGGCAGGAACGATAGAGCCTGGAGAGGATCCGGCGGCGACAGTGCGGCGCGAAATTGAAGAAGAAACTGGTTATCGGGCTCATCGCTGGGAAACATTAGGGCAGTTTTACCTGGCGCCTGGTTACTCGGATGAGATTATTTATGCGTTTGCGGCTCTGGATTTAGAGCTTTTAGAGAAGCCGCCCGCTCAAGATGAAGACGAAGACTTGGTGGTTGAGTTATTTACGCCTGAAGAAATGGAAGCGGCAATCCTGGCCGGTGAACCCTTTGACGCTAAGACGATCACCAGCTTTTACCTAGCACAGCGTTTCTGGCGGTAG
- a CDS encoding DNA adenine methylase, whose protein sequence is MPLQAKPFLKWAGGKGRLLAQYQPYLPSEFKTYFEPFLGGAAVFFHLAPARAVLTDINPELINLYTCVRDQVEAVIQLLAQHKAQHCDAYYYQIRALPKQQTLNSVERAARILYLNKTCFNGLYRENALGHFNVPMGRYRNPQIYDPNLLRQTSDMLRVAEIAVQPFQAVLETATPADFVYFDPPYQPISATSSFTAYSRFSFCEADQIALRDVFAQLQMRGVRTMLSNSDCPFIRDLYADFRVISIEASRAINSRPDRRGKVSEVLVLSW, encoded by the coding sequence ATGCCACTACAGGCGAAACCTTTTCTGAAATGGGCAGGTGGCAAAGGGCGATTGTTAGCTCAGTATCAGCCCTATTTGCCAAGTGAATTCAAAACTTATTTTGAGCCCTTCTTAGGCGGGGCTGCTGTATTTTTTCATCTGGCCCCGGCGCGAGCGGTACTGACCGATATTAACCCAGAGCTGATTAACCTTTACACCTGTGTTCGCGATCAGGTCGAAGCAGTAATCCAGCTCTTGGCTCAACACAAAGCCCAGCACTGTGATGCTTATTACTATCAGATTCGAGCTCTGCCTAAGCAGCAAACTCTGAACTCAGTCGAGCGAGCAGCTCGCATTCTTTATCTCAATAAAACCTGCTTCAACGGCTTATATCGAGAGAATGCGTTGGGACATTTTAATGTCCCAATGGGGCGTTATCGCAATCCTCAAATTTACGATCCGAATCTACTGCGACAAACCTCAGATATGCTCCGGGTTGCTGAGATTGCAGTGCAGCCCTTTCAGGCGGTTTTAGAGACTGCAACTCCGGCTGATTTCGTTTACTTTGACCCACCTTATCAGCCAATTTCAGCAACCAGTAGTTTCACGGCCTACAGTCGCTTTAGCTTCTGTGAGGCGGATCAAATTGCCCTGCGCGATGTTTTTGCTCAGCTGCAAATGCGGGGCGTCCGTACTATGCTTTCGAATTCCGATTGTCCCTTTATTCGCGACTTGTATGCCGACTTTCGGGTGATCTCGATTGAGGCCAGTCGAGCGATTAATTCTCGACCTGACCGGCGTGGCAAAGTTTCCGAAGTGCTGGTGCTGAGCTGGTAG
- the mfd gene encoding transcription-repair coupling factor translates to MPFLPVVRALARTPLLSELLTRLERQHHLPLRGISRLPKGLVSAAIAQTRAISTLLVVTSTLEEAGRWCTQLEAMGFRAVHFYPTSESSPYEPFNPESEMTWGQLQVLADLLASPQAGKTLAVVATDRALQPHLPPVEVLRDYCLALEQGMELSLGNLGDQLSRLGYERVSLVETEGQWSRRGDIVDIFPVSSELPVRLEWFGDELEKIREFDPVNQRSLDPVPSVVLTPTGYAPILVPRLQTLDLSAHLDDEAQEKLLEGIAPEGIRRFLGLAYERPASILDYLPADSLIALDEVEQCRAHAQRWFEHAEEQWQEVGGTPPLPRIHRPFGDLLAEAQGFAHLSLSELVEEGSEGLNLASRAVPAIPHQFGQLAKTLRDERDRGFQVWLLSAQPSRAVALLQEHDCPAQFVPSPRDTGAIDKLVGQHTPVALKYSGLAELEGFILPSFRLVFVTDREFFGQHSLATPSYVRKRRRSASFQVDPNKLSPGDYVVHKNHGIGKFLKLESLTVNHETREYLVIQYADGLLRVAADQVGTLSRYRAVGSAAPELNRMSSKAWEKTKGKVKKAVKKVAVDLLQLYAQRAQQQGHSFSSDTPWQREMEESFPYQPTPDQLKATQDVKQDMESTRPMDRLVCGDVGFGKTEVAIRAIFKAVNAGKQCALLAPTTILAQQHYHTLRERFAPYPIQVGLLNRFRSANERKEIQQRLATGELDIVVGTHQLLGKGIVFRDLGLLVVDEEQRFGVNQKEKIKALKTQVDVLTLTATPIPRTLYMALSGVREMSLIATPPPSRRPIKTHLSPYNAETVRSAIRQELDRGGQVFYVVSRVEGIEEIAGKLREMLPGVRLVIAHGQMQEGELEATMLTFNNGDADILLCTTIIESGLDIPRVNTILVEDAQRFGLSQLYQLRGRVGRAGIQAHAWLFYPRETALSDQARQRLRAIQEFTQLGSGYQLAVRDMEIRGVGNLLGAEQSGQMDAIGFDLYMEMLQESINEIRGQEIPKVDDTQIDLPLTAFIPADYIPDLDQKMSAYRAVATVSQSRDLTQIAADWVDRYGSLPTAASQLLRVMELKLVAKQLGFSRIRLGTNAEGGKQHVVLETPMEEPAWNLLKANLPSHLLPRFVYQRGQVTVRGLGILSAEKQLESLIDWLGKMQGALPEPVAV, encoded by the coding sequence ATGCCGTTTTTGCCTGTCGTGCGTGCTCTGGCACGTACTCCCCTGCTGTCAGAGTTGCTCACCCGTCTGGAGCGACAACATCATCTGCCCTTGCGTGGGATTTCCCGCTTGCCGAAGGGGTTAGTCAGCGCCGCCATTGCTCAAACCCGAGCCATTAGTACTTTGCTGGTGGTCACTTCGACCCTAGAGGAAGCGGGGCGCTGGTGCACCCAACTAGAGGCGATGGGCTTTCGAGCGGTGCATTTCTACCCCACCTCCGAGTCTTCGCCTTACGAACCCTTTAACCCAGAGTCGGAAATGACCTGGGGGCAATTGCAGGTCTTAGCAGACTTGCTAGCTTCGCCTCAAGCGGGCAAAACTCTAGCGGTTGTTGCGACCGACCGTGCCCTGCAACCTCACTTACCACCAGTCGAGGTGTTGCGCGACTACTGCCTGGCTTTAGAGCAGGGTATGGAACTCAGCTTGGGAAACCTGGGCGATCAGCTCAGCCGTTTAGGCTATGAGCGCGTGTCACTGGTTGAAACCGAAGGGCAGTGGAGCCGTCGGGGTGATATTGTCGATATTTTCCCGGTCTCCTCTGAACTGCCAGTCCGCCTAGAGTGGTTTGGCGATGAACTGGAGAAGATCCGCGAGTTCGATCCGGTCAATCAGCGTTCGCTGGACCCTGTGCCCTCGGTAGTTCTAACACCGACTGGCTATGCTCCGATCCTGGTGCCCCGGCTTCAAACTCTCGACTTGTCAGCTCACTTGGATGATGAAGCGCAAGAGAAGCTGCTGGAGGGCATTGCACCCGAGGGCATTCGTCGCTTTTTGGGTCTGGCTTATGAGCGCCCAGCCTCTATCCTCGACTACCTGCCTGCTGATAGTTTGATCGCACTGGATGAAGTCGAGCAGTGCCGTGCCCATGCCCAACGCTGGTTTGAGCACGCCGAGGAACAGTGGCAGGAGGTGGGTGGAACTCCGCCCCTACCTCGGATCCATCGCCCTTTTGGTGATCTCCTGGCAGAAGCTCAAGGCTTTGCCCATCTCAGCTTGAGCGAACTGGTAGAAGAGGGCAGTGAGGGGCTGAACCTGGCCAGTCGTGCGGTGCCTGCGATCCCTCACCAATTTGGCCAACTAGCTAAGACGCTACGCGATGAGCGGGATCGGGGCTTCCAAGTCTGGTTGCTTTCAGCTCAGCCGTCCCGAGCTGTGGCCCTATTGCAGGAACACGACTGCCCTGCGCAGTTTGTGCCCAGTCCTCGCGATACTGGCGCCATCGACAAATTGGTGGGGCAACATACGCCAGTTGCCCTCAAATATTCTGGGCTGGCAGAACTCGAAGGCTTCATTCTGCCGAGTTTCCGACTGGTCTTTGTCACCGACCGGGAGTTCTTTGGGCAGCACAGTCTGGCAACTCCCAGCTATGTGCGCAAACGTCGCCGTAGCGCGTCGTTTCAGGTCGATCCAAACAAGCTTAGTCCTGGCGACTATGTGGTGCATAAAAACCACGGCATCGGCAAATTCCTGAAACTAGAAAGCCTGACGGTCAACCACGAAACGCGCGAATACCTAGTTATTCAATATGCCGATGGACTGCTGCGCGTGGCAGCGGATCAGGTGGGGACATTGTCACGCTACCGAGCGGTGGGCAGTGCGGCTCCCGAGCTGAACCGCATGTCCAGCAAAGCCTGGGAAAAAACCAAGGGCAAAGTCAAAAAAGCGGTCAAAAAAGTGGCTGTGGATCTGCTCCAGCTCTATGCTCAACGGGCGCAGCAGCAGGGACATAGTTTTAGCTCTGACACGCCCTGGCAACGGGAGATGGAGGAGTCTTTCCCTTACCAACCCACTCCGGATCAGCTCAAGGCGACCCAAGATGTGAAGCAGGATATGGAAAGTACCCGTCCCATGGACCGGCTAGTCTGTGGCGACGTTGGCTTTGGCAAAACGGAAGTAGCGATCCGGGCCATTTTCAAAGCGGTGAATGCGGGCAAACAGTGTGCGCTGCTGGCTCCGACCACGATCCTGGCGCAGCAACACTACCACACGCTACGGGAGCGCTTCGCACCTTACCCGATTCAAGTCGGTCTACTCAATCGCTTCCGCTCGGCCAATGAGCGTAAGGAAATTCAGCAGCGCCTCGCTACTGGCGAACTCGATATTGTGGTTGGTACGCACCAGCTCTTGGGCAAGGGTATCGTGTTTAGAGATTTGGGGCTGCTGGTGGTGGACGAAGAGCAGCGTTTCGGAGTCAACCAGAAGGAGAAAATCAAGGCTCTCAAAACTCAGGTCGATGTGCTCACGCTGACTGCCACACCAATTCCTCGGACCTTATATATGGCTTTGTCGGGTGTGCGCGAGATGAGCCTGATTGCCACACCGCCGCCTTCGCGTCGTCCGATTAAAACTCACCTATCTCCCTACAATGCGGAGACGGTGCGTTCTGCCATTCGTCAAGAACTTGACCGGGGCGGCCAGGTATTTTATGTGGTTTCTCGCGTTGAGGGTATTGAAGAAATCGCAGGTAAACTGCGCGAGATGCTGCCGGGGGTGCGGCTGGTGATTGCCCATGGCCAGATGCAAGAAGGTGAACTCGAAGCAACGATGCTCACCTTTAACAATGGGGATGCAGATATTCTGTTGTGCACCACGATTATTGAGTCGGGTCTGGATATTCCTCGCGTCAACACGATTTTGGTTGAGGATGCTCAGCGCTTCGGTCTTAGCCAGCTCTATCAGTTGCGCGGTCGGGTTGGTCGAGCTGGAATTCAAGCTCATGCCTGGCTGTTTTATCCCAGAGAAACAGCTCTTTCGGATCAAGCGCGTCAGCGATTACGGGCGATTCAGGAGTTTACGCAGTTGGGTTCTGGCTATCAGTTAGCCGTTCGCGACATGGAAATTCGAGGCGTGGGTAATTTGCTGGGAGCCGAGCAGTCTGGCCAAATGGACGCGATTGGCTTTGACCTTTATATGGAGATGCTGCAAGAGAGCATCAATGAGATTCGCGGTCAAGAAATTCCCAAGGTGGACGATACCCAAATCGATTTGCCACTTACAGCGTTTATCCCGGCTGATTACATTCCCGATCTCGATCAGAAGATGAGTGCTTACCGAGCCGTGGCAACAGTTAGTCAGTCGCGCGATCTCACGCAGATTGCTGCGGATTGGGTGGACCGTTATGGCTCGCTGCCGACTGCTGCTAGTCAATTGCTCAGGGTGATGGAGTTGAAATTGGTCGCCAAGCAATTGGGCTTCTCGCGCATTCGTTTAGGCACGAATGCCGAAGGTGGTAAGCAGCATGTTGTCCTTGAAACGCCAATGGAGGAACCAGCCTGGAACCTGCTCAAAGCCAATTTGCCCAGTCACTTATTGCCTCGCTTTGTCTATCAACGAGGCCAAGTAACTGTGCGCGGTCTAGGTATTCTCTCCGCTGAGAAGCAATTGGAAAGCCTAATCGACTGGCTCGGCAAAATGCAGGGTGCTTTGCCGGAACCTGTGGCTGTCTAA